The Reichenbachiella carrageenanivorans region CTTAAACATCTGCCCACCACCAGCACCACAGCACAAACCTTTGGTCTTGCAACGTTTCATTTCTACTAAATCTGCATCTAATGCTTTTAGCACATTGCGAGGCGCCTCATAGATGTCGTTGGCTCGGCCGAGATAGCACGAGTCGTGATAAGTGATTTTCTGTCCTTTAAACGAGCCTCCGCTTACTTTCAGCTTACCCTCGTCGAGCAGCTCTTGCAAGAAAGTGGTATGATGAATCACTTCATAATTACCACCAAGGTCTGGATATTCGTTTTTCAATGTATTAAAACAATGTGGGCAAGCGGTTACGATTTTTTTAACTTGATACATATCCAACAATTGGATGTTGGCCATGGCCTGCATCTGAAACAAAAACTCATTGCCCGCTCTACGGGCAGGATCGCCAGTACAACTTTCCTCTGGTCCCAATACAGCAAAATTGACATTGAGCTTGTTGAGTATGGTCGTAAAAGCCACGGTTACCCTTTTGTATCTATCGTCGAATGATCCTGCACAACCTACCCAAAATAAGATTTCGGGAGTTTCGCCTTTGGCTTGTAGCTCTGCTACGGTGGGTGCTTTTATAGTCTCGCTCATCTGCTTAGTTTTTGTCGTTTAAATCTTGTGCCCAGTTGAATCTATCGGTAGGAGAAAATTTCCAAGGGGCAAAATTGGTTTCTATATTCGAAAACATGGAATTCCAAGAAGCAGGCGAACCCGATTCTTCCATGGCCACATATCGCTTCATCTCTAGTATAATTGATAAAGGATCAATATTGATCGGGCAAGCCTCCGTACAAGCATTACAACTCGTACAAGCATTAATTTCTTCTTTGGTAATAAAATCACCCAAGAGAGACTTGCCTTCTCCCTGTCCCGCACCTATTTCTTCAATACGATCACGCGTATCCATCATGATCTTTCTAGGTGATAGGAGTTTTCCTGTTTGATTGGCGGGACACTCAGTGGTACATCTCCCACACTCGGTACAGGAGTAAGCTTCCATTAGACTTTTCCAACTCAGATCAGAGGCATCCTTGGCTCCAAAAGTACCTACCTCAGTAGGAGGCTCACTCCCTCCTTCTACTGGCATACCGAGCATAGATTTCACTTCTTTAGTCACAGCATCCATGTTCTGTATTTTTCCCTTAGGCGCTAGATTGGAGTAATAGGTATTGGGAAATGCCAAAAAGATATGCAAGTGCTTGGAATAAGTGACATACACAGCAAAAGTAAAAATGCCAATGATGTGAAACCACCACGCTGCCCGCTCAGTAAAAATCAAGAATCCATCTGAGAAGTGCTCAAATATAGGGATCATCAAACTTGAAATCATGAGGTGACCAGTATCTACATAACCTGCCACTCCACGACTCTGCAGCACCTGATCCGCAGCATTCATTTTAAGAATAGCCATCATCAGCACGCATTCTATGATTAGGATCAAGTTGCCATCCATTGCGGGCCAACCCTTCATTTCTGGCTTGGTAAACCGTGACACTTTGATCACATTCCTTCTGATTAAAAAGGCGATGCATGAAATCAACACTCCCAACGCTAGGCATTCGAAGATATTCATCGCCACGTTGTAGAATGCCCCTAGATAGGGTGCGAAAATCCTGTGTGTGCCAAATAAACCATCGATGAGAAACTCCAGCACTTCCAAATTGATTACCAAAAAACCAACATAGATCAGCAAATGCAAAAAGGCTGGAATAGGCTTTTTAAACATCTTCTTCTGACCAAAAGCAATAAGCATCATGGCTTTCCATCGATCTCCTGATCGATCGCTGCGATCGAGATCTTTGCCAAGTAAAATATTACGCCTGATCTGTTTAATTCTACGTATCAAAAAGTAGATCGGAACGGCCACTACAGCCACAAAAACTAACTGTATCATCCAAGTCATAGGTTTGTTATTTTTTTATTTTAAATATCTTCTCAAATGTTTGTAGCATTAACAATTATTTTTACTTTTGTGCCTCGTTAACGCGGTGATGTAGCTCAGTTGGTAGAGCATCGGACTGAAAATCCGTGAGTCGGTGGTTCGAGCCCACTCATCACCACCAAGTAACGAAAGGGTTTCTGAATCAGGAACCCTTTTTTTATGGTCTTGTCCGAAGACATCATTCCTATTTCCACAACTGATCTCAATGTGCCTTAACCCTATTTCAAATATTTTTATCCCAATACGTACTAAGGCATTGGTTCTCGGGTAAGTCAATATTGCGTAAGCTATCATTCCTCTAATGTAATGAAGAATTCACTAAATATAGTATGCATGCATAACAAATTAATCAGGTGAGATCTCTATTTAGAGTGATTGTAAACTAACTCCATTATCTAATGAAAGGCAAAACCAAAACACGCTGCCAAACAAAAAAACCTCGACAGTTTGCCGAGGTTTTCAAAGTCATTTGTTGGAAATGCTAGTTCATAAATTGATCAAAAGTGATCGACAAGTAATATATAGCTCCCATACGCGGTCCGCCATAGTTCAGAACATATCTCTCATTAGTTAAATTCGATCCTCCCAATTTCAGAATTGATTTCAGATTTTTTAGTTTATAACTAACCTGTGCATCCACAGTACCCACAGCGTCAACAGGTCCTTGAGCAAATGAAGACTCCCAATGGAAGGCATCCTGCCATCTATACGTCACGTTAAAACCTAGATCCTTAATAATTTCTCTATTACCAAAGCTTACATTGTACTTGTGCTCTGGAGTATTAAAGTCATTTAAGAAGCCTGCGTCTAAACTAGCGTCATCCAATTTATTCCAGTTGTAGTTTGCACCAAATTTGTAGCCCCCATCAAACAAATAGTCAATGCCCAAAGTCGCTCCTTTAGCCTTCACCGTTTGCGTGTTATTAGTATAGACTTGGAAGGTATTCGTATTGTCTCCTGATAACAAAGAAGCCACGACTGCCTGATCAGTAGCAGTTCCAGTAAATGGACCAGATGCTTTTCTCACTCTAATTTGACTAATAAAATCATCAAACTGATTAAAATAAACAGCCGCATCAAAGAACAATTTGTTATTGATATTGCTTCTATAGCCAAATTCTATTGAACGAATCTGTTCAGGTTTCACTTCTTTATGCTCAGTAAATGGAACAAGCCTTGTTGGAGCCGTTGGGTCTCCTTCTATTACACCTTGAGTCATGCTGTTTACGGATTCTATTGTATAAGCATTTTCCGTGATTTTATACTTCTCGCCATATTGCGCTAATCCTCCAATCAGTTGAGCTGTAATTACATTCAAATCAATATGCTGACCTTGTGT contains the following coding sequences:
- a CDS encoding (Fe-S)-binding protein, with translation MSETIKAPTVAELQAKGETPEILFWVGCAGSFDDRYKRVTVAFTTILNKLNVNFAVLGPEESCTGDPARRAGNEFLFQMQAMANIQLLDMYQVKKIVTACPHCFNTLKNEYPDLGGNYEVIHHTTFLQELLDEGKLKVSGGSFKGQKITYHDSCYLGRANDIYEAPRNVLKALDADLVEMKRCKTKGLCCGAGGGQMFKDAESGDKEINVERTEEALDTGAKVIASGCPFCMTMLSDGVKNKEKEVEVQVKDIAELINDAMN
- a CDS encoding (Fe-S)-binding protein codes for the protein MTWMIQLVFVAVVAVPIYFLIRRIKQIRRNILLGKDLDRSDRSGDRWKAMMLIAFGQKKMFKKPIPAFLHLLIYVGFLVINLEVLEFLIDGLFGTHRIFAPYLGAFYNVAMNIFECLALGVLISCIAFLIRRNVIKVSRFTKPEMKGWPAMDGNLILIIECVLMMAILKMNAADQVLQSRGVAGYVDTGHLMISSLMIPIFEHFSDGFLIFTERAAWWFHIIGIFTFAVYVTYSKHLHIFLAFPNTYYSNLAPKGKIQNMDAVTKEVKSMLGMPVEGGSEPPTEVGTFGAKDASDLSWKSLMEAYSCTECGRCTTECPANQTGKLLSPRKIMMDTRDRIEEIGAGQGEGKSLLGDFITKEEINACTSCNACTEACPINIDPLSIILEMKRYVAMEESGSPASWNSMFSNIETNFAPWKFSPTDRFNWAQDLNDKN